Part of the Deltaproteobacteria bacterium HGW-Deltaproteobacteria-6 genome, GGCTTTGATGGGAATGCTCATCAGACAGTAGGGGCAATCCTGGGTCGTGGGAGCCTCTGCCTGCTTTTGGTGGAGCTTGTTGACGCTGCGAATCAAAAGAAAAATTGCCAGGGCGACAATGAGAAATGAAATGATCGTGTTGATGAAAACACCGATATTCATTGTCACGGCGCCTGCCTGTTTGGCCGCGGCCAGGGAGGCATACGGAGCGGCAGCCTTAGCCCCGT contains:
- a CDS encoding large conductance mechanosensitive channel protein MscL, producing MVEEFKKFILRGNVLDMAVGIIIGAAFGSIITSLVADVIMPPIGLLLGNVDFSNLFIVLKDGAKAAAPYASLAAAKQAGAVTMNIGVFINTIISFLIVALAIFLLIRSVNKLHQKQAEAPTTQDCPYCLMSIPIKASRCGHCTADLKKT